GTCCCCGAGGACGGCGAACGGGCGGGGGCCGGCCGCGTCCTCGACGGAGGCCTTGCGCAGCGCCTCCAGCCACTCCAGCTTGTACTGGTAGTGCGCGTGGCCGACCTCGCGCCCGTTGGGCACGTAGACCGACCAGACCCGGACCGGGCCGCAGGTGGCGGCGATGGCCCGCGGCTCGACGTCGGGCAGCAGGGCGCCGTCGGCGAGGTAGCCGGGCTGGTCGGGCAGACCGCGCACGACGTCCTCCAGGCCGAGCCGGGAGACGATGGCGACGCCGTTCCAGCGGCCGGTGCCGTGCGCGGCCGTCTCGTAGCCGAGCTCGCGGACCTCGTCGTACGGGAATGCGTCGGCCGCGCACTTGAGCTCCTGGAGGCAGAGCACGTCGGGCTTGGCGCTCTCCAGCCACTCCAGGAGCTTGGGCAGCCGCGCGGTGACGGAGTTGATGTTCCAGGTGGCGATGCGGACGGTCACGGCGGGCGGCCTTCCCGGTGGTTCGGTACGGACGGGGTGGGCCGCCCCTCGCGGAGAAGGCCCACCCCGAACATACCGCCCGGCACTGACAGTCCGGACGGCCCCGACCGCCGACCGCCGACCGCCAGGGGTCAGCGCGCGGGCCGGACCACCGCGGCCGCGCCGCCGCCGCGCCGCACCGGTTCGGCGGCGGCCACCCAGCGCCCGTCCGGCAGCCGCTCGACGCCCGTGGCGGCACCGATCTCGGCCACCGGGCCGAACGCGTGCCCGAGCGCCTCCAGCCCGGCCCGCTCGGGCAGGGCCAGGAACGCGGGCTCGGCCTGGGTCGCGGCGGTGTTGCGCTGGCTGGCGCGCGGCGCCGCGATCGCCTGCTCCAGGCTCAGACCGCGGTCGAGCCGCCCCAGCAGCACCTGCAGGGTGGTGGTGACGATGGTCGCGCCGCCCGGGCTGCCGGTGGCCAGGAACGGCTCGCCGTCGCGCAGCACCACGGTCGGGGACATCGAGGAGCGCGGCCGCTTGCCCGGGCCGGGCAGGTTGGGGTCGGGGACGCCGGGGGCGAGCCGGGTGAAGTCGAAGTCGGTCAGCTCGTTGTTGAGCAGGAAGCCGCGGCCGGGGACGGTGATGCCGCTGCCGCCGGTCTGCTCGATGGTGAGCGTGTACGAG
The genomic region above belongs to Streptomyces sp. 1331.2 and contains:
- a CDS encoding exodeoxyribonuclease III, encoding MTVRIATWNINSVTARLPKLLEWLESAKPDVLCLQELKCAADAFPYDEVRELGYETAAHGTGRWNGVAIVSRLGLEDVVRGLPDQPGYLADGALLPDVEPRAIAATCGPVRVWSVYVPNGREVGHAHYQYKLEWLEALRKASVEDAAGPRPFAVLGDFNIAPADEDVFDVAAFEGLTHVTPVERAALEALGGIGLHDVMPRPLKYDRPYTYWDYRQLAFPKNRGMRIDLTFGNKAFADAVTDSYVDREARKGKGTSDHAPVVVDLDL